GCTCATGCTCTCCACCTCCTCGGCACGGAGCTTGACACGCAGGGCGGTGGCGTTGATCCTCTCCTTCTCCAGCCGCAGCTCCTGCCGCTCCTGCTCCAGGGCTGCTCTCTCTGCTGCCAGCTGCTTCTCCTCGGCCCGGAGCTCGCTGGCCCTGATCTTCAGCTCAGCCTGCTCCTGGAGACGGCGGAGGCCCTGCTGCATTCTCCTCCCAGGAGTTGCGCTGCGCTCTGTGCAGGACTTTAGGGTCCCCTctgcccaccctgcccctggGAGGGGCTGGCGGAGCCAGGGGCTTCCAGGGAGAGCCAGAGAAGCCTGGGGCCAAGCCGGAGTGTTGCCCTCACAAGCCACGTGACTGTGGCAGGCTCAACTCTGAAGTTcggttttctcatttctaaatgaTCAAAGTCATGGGAATATGAGGatcaaataaaatgtgtataatgCACCTGGGACAATACGAGGAAGCTGTTAGCATGATGATGCGATTACTGTTTTAATCCCTATGCTCTTGTGACATTAGTGCTACACTCTCCTTTCCTAAGACTGGAAGCGGATATGTCCAGATGGAGGGGCGCAGGCTCCCCTGGGCCCTCCACTGTCCGCAGGCTCTGGGCCCtaccttggccaggctgatgaggGTGCCCTCCCGCTGGGTGTCCACCTGCAGCGCCCGCTCGGCCTCGCGCTCTGCCCGCTCCTTACTCAGCTTTTGCTGCGCGGAGAACTCCGCCCACTCGGCAGCCAGGCGCCGCCGCTCCTCCCCGCACTTGAGCATGACCGACTTCTGCTCCTCCAGCAAGGCGCTCTGGGATGTGGGGGTGAGGGCACGGGGTGAGTGTCCCTGGGCATaatggcaggggcaggggctgagtgcggtggcttgACTCACCTTGGCTCGCTCCAGCTCCGCCCTTTCCATGGCCATCTGCTGGGCCGTGACCTTCCTTTGCTCCTCTAGGGCGCGCTGCATGGACTCCGCCTTGGACTGCTCGGCAGTCACCCGCCAGCGTTCCTGTAGGGCCCAGGGCAGGACTGAGAGCGTGGTTCCTGCCCTGAGGATCATGCCTGGCCACTCCCTGAGAAGCTGCATGAACCCACCAGTGTCTCCCACACTATGCCACTGACCCATCCTTCCCAAAGAGGCACAAAATGAGGGGTGCCTGGGAGGCACTGCCAGGGCCCAGCCCGCACGATTCTGCCCAAGAGGAGGACCCAGCAGGTGCCCTCCCAACCCTCAGGTCTCCAACAGCACCAAGGCTAGCAGCTTGGGAGGGCCAAAGAGCAACAATATCCCTGCCATTGAATCGCCAGCTACACACACTGCCTGTCCTCACCCATCAGCCAAGCAGGCTAAACACAGGGTGGCCTAATGCTGTGCTGTGGGCCCGGCCACACACAGCACGAGGCGAGAGCTTCACTGTGCCTGACCCCAGGCAGATGCTTAACACAGTTACCAAATGAAGAGGCGCATCAAAATGGTTCACAACATAAAAGCATCTCTATCTATGTTGATATGGCTATAGGATAGATATCAGGTCAGCAGTGGACATCTCTGACTAgtgggatatttttattttcttctttaaaaacatttttttgggccaggcacagtggcttagccctataatcccagcactttggggggctgagacaggtggatcacctgaggtcaggagttcaagaccagcttggccaacatggtgaaacccatctctactaaaaatacaaaaattagctgagcgtggtggcagttgcctgtaatcccagtagctcaggaggctgaggcaggagaatgtcttgaacccaggaggcgaaggttgcagtgagctgagactgcgccactgtactacagcctgggtgacagagcgagactctgacaaaaaaaaaaaaaaaaaaaaagtttttggctgggcatggtggctcacacctgtaatccctgcactttgggaggccaaagtgggcagattgtctgagctcaggagtttgagatcagcctgggcaacatggcaaaccctcgtttctacaaaaaatacaaaaaattagctgggtatagtggcatgcacctgtgatcccagctacttgggggcggaggtgggaagattgcttgagcccaggaggttcaagctgcagtgagctgagatctcgccactgcactccagcctgagtcacagtgagaccccacctctaaaaaaaattttttttttggccaggcgtggtggctcctacctgtactctcaaaatgttgggaggcgtaagtgggcagattgcttgagcctaagagttcaagaccagcctgggcaacatggcgagacccacatctcaataaaaaatacactattagctgggtgtggtggtttgcgcccgtagtcccagctactcaggaagctgaggcaggaggatggcttgagccaaggaggtcaggctgcagtgagctatgatcacaccactgcactccagcctgggcaacacagcaagaccctgtctctaaaaaataacagTGCTTTGTAAAACCTTAGAAGACGACAGCTACTAGCTGAGGACAAAAAGATAGGTGGGAGGACAAGGAAGGCTTCGTGGAGGTGGTAGCATCGAAAGATTCCTTACCATTGAATTCAGCCTAGAAAGATTTCCACAGGTAAGGAAAAGGAAGTGAGCAAAGGCAGGGACtgcaggtgcgcatcaccacacccagttaattaaaacaaaatttaaatgtttgtatttatttatttatttattgagacagagtctcgctctgttaacCAGACTGgtgtacagtggtatgatctccactcactgcaacctccgcatcctgggttcaagcgattctcctgcctcagcctctccagtagctgggattacaggcatgcgccagcacgcctggctagttttttttttttatttttagtttcaccatgttggccaggctggtctcgaactcctgagttcaagtgatcctccagccttggcctcccgaagtgctggaattacaggcatgagccaacttgCCTggtctaaaaaaatttttttatggtcttgctaggctggtctcaaattattgggcttaagtgatccccctgcctcagcccctcaaatagctgggattataggcacaggctactgtgcctggctaaggtcactattatttaaataaagcatGTGCTTATATATGAAAGGTATCTAGGGAGTTCAAATGTCTCTGTGAGAGCTGAAGAGGCTAGGATGACATTTAATGGGCAAGAGCATCTGTCCCAATGTCAGGCCTCAGCTGATGTGATGGATTCGAGTGTCAGGAAGTGGGAAGTGCAGCTGATGGTTGCGGGGGCTAGACTGTGGAGGGCAGCCAAGGTGGCCGAGGGGCTTGCGGTGCTGAGGAgcaggcagggcgtggtggggGCCTGGCCAGGCGGCCCCTGTGCTCAGGTGGGCAGTGCTGAGGgcctgggccagggcagggagaTGTAGAGGCAGGAAGCCGCAGGTGGGGCGCTGACCTCCTGAGGAGGTGAGGTCAGGGGAGTGCCGCCACACCTGTGGGTGCCCTAGAGAAGAGGCCCTGTGGCAGGAGGGCCAGGAGGACGGGCCTCACCTGCTCCAGCAGCCGGCTCTGCTCATTCAGCCGTGCCTCCATCTTCCCGATGACCTCCTGTTGCCGGCTCCGCTCCTCCTCCATGTCCCGCTGCTGCTGGCCCAGCCACTCCTGCAGTGCTGGGGGCAACCCACAGGGTGCTCAGCAGCTGCTCCCCTTCCCACCAGGAGCCCGGGTGGCTGAGAGGGGAGGGCATACCCCGCAGCTGCTCATCACGCTGCTGGATCCCCAGCTTCCGCTCCTGGGAGGTGGTGAGGTGCGAAGCCTCCACGCGGGAGGACAGCTCTTGCAGGCTGCTGGAGAACTTCTCCATCTGGTGGATGATGCTATTCAGGGACCTGGAAGAAGACTGGGTCAACCCCACCTGAAGGTCTCGGGGACCCCCTGGCCCCCAACCTCAGGCGGGCATTGTTGGGACAGTGCACATACCGCGTGTGGGAGGTGGCACTGGTGGCCGCATCGACCTCTCGGTCCTTCAGCAGCTTTAGCCGCTGCAGCTGCTCCTCATGGTCTCTGCGCATGTCTAGGATGGACGCCCTGAGGGGAGGCGGGAGGGGAAGGCCGTCACTCTGAGCTGGACCACCCAGATGCGGCAACTCCTTGTGGAAGGGCGTGCTTCCGTGCAGCCCTTGCTCCCAGGCCTCTCCTCCGCTGGgcactgcctcagtttccccagctccTCTGTCTTATCTGTCATGGTGCCTCAATGCTACACGCACTAAGATGGACATTCCTCCCcttattcagcttttttttttttttttcagagatggagtttcgctctgtcgcccagagtctcgctctgttgcccaggctggagttcagtggcgtgatctcggctcactgcaacctctgcctcctgggttcaaccaattctcctgcctcagcctccccagtggctgggactatagacgctcaccaccacgcctaattttttgtattttagtagagatggtgtttcaccgtgttgcccaggctggtctcgaattcctgagctcaggcaatctgcccaccttggcctcccaaagtgctgggattacaggtgtgagccaccgcagccggccccaagcagtctttctttcttttcttttttttttggtagagatgaggtttcactatgttgcccaggctggtcttgaactcctagcctcaagcaatcctcctgccttggcctcccaagtgtttattttgttttttaaatgtttttagagacagggttttgttctgtagtccaggctggagtgcagtggcatgatcatagctcattgcagccttgatctcttgggctcaaggtatcctcctgcctcagcctcccaagtagctggaactacaggagtgcACTATCATgtcagctaatttaaaaattgtttttagagacgaggtctcactgtgttgcccaggctggtctcaaactcctggcctcaagtgatcctcccacctcggtctcccaaagtgctgggattacaggggtatgCCATTGCACCCGGTCCTGAGCAGTCTTAAAAGGCTGCCTCTGCCTTCATCGACCTCTGACTCCCTTAGGTAACTTTTCTTAAGTTTCCTTCTCTTCTAGAAAGGCAACCCTATCAACATGGTAGGCACAACAGCACAAGCCTTTCTCAGGTGGATCTTGTTTCTAGCCTCTACTGGGTGAGCAGGCAAGTGGACGACCCTGTGCTTAGTTAGACCCTGGGGGGCTTGCTGCTGCCGTGCTGTGCCTGAACAGCCTGTGGGTACCCCCTCCTGCCTCTGTAAGAGCAGCTGGCACCCCCACCCATGGGTGTGATGGGTCAGTGTGCTCAGCCCTCAGTCCTCACTCACTGGACTGGGAGGGAAGGACCCAACCCCTGTCCAAAGGCTGCTGAGCTACAGCGAAGGGTCTCGTGGGGATGGCTCTCTTCTAGTTACTCCTTGCAAGCCTGCTCCCCAGCTGCCTGTCCCTGGGCCTCACCGCTGCAGCTCCCGGAGCCGCTCCATTTCCTGGTCCTTCTCCTGCGCTATGGCCGCCAAGCGCCGCTGGTGTTGGGCCGTAAGCTCAGCACGGGCCTGTTCGGCCTCCTGGCAGTGCGACAGATACCGAGCTGACAGCTCCTCGTTCTCTCTCCGGAGCCGCTCCTCCCGTTGCTGGTACGATGTTTCTAGCACCTTGATGCGGCTTCTGCCAACAGAACACCCAGCCATGGTGCAAGGAAGGCAGAGGGCTGCCACCTAAAGGCCTCTCCAGGCACACTGGGGTGGACTTTGGGGTCAGTGTGAGAGCAGAGCTGGGGCCAGCGCCAGGGTACCTGTGTGCACTCTCGATGAGCTCCAGGTCtgcctggtgctgctgctgcagaCTCCCCAGCAGCAGCTCATGCTGGGCCCGTTCCAGCTCCAGCTTCTGCACCTGGGAGACAGCAGGAGGGCCAGCGACCAGGGAGGGGAGGTGGCTGTACTCCACACTGCCCTGTGCCAacagcccttcctccctcctggggAAGCTTCCAGCCACTCTCAGTGTTCCCTCCCGTTGCAACCCTGTCCCCAGCGCCAGCGGCCCCGCTGCCCCTCACCTGGGCCACCAGCTCTTCCAGCCGGGTCTGGCTCTGCAGCAGTTTGGCCTGGAGCTCGGTGGGCCTGCTCTGAAGCTGCACCCGTGCTGCCAGGAGCTGCTTCTGGTATTCTGTGCCCAGCAGCAGGCTCCAGGCCAGGGACTCTGGAAGCAGGGactggaggagaggaagagaggtgtTCCTGGCTAGGGAGGGGACAGGGGCCCAACTGAGATCAGCTACCTCCTGGACCACTGCTCACTGGACCTCCCTGCATCTGATCTGTGGCTGCAGATGGGGCCAAGGCCTTGGAAAGTCACAGTCACTGCGGCTGAGCAGTCCCCACTGTACCTCCCCTTGCAGGTCTGGTCAGGAGCATGTCTCCCTCCATCCCCTGGAACAGCTTCCTCCCAGCATGGTCTCCGGCTTCCCAGACAAATGGCTGAGCCCCAGCAGAGTCTTCGCTATGACAAAAGCTGATGCTGGCTTTTCCTGTCAGGCCTGAAGCCCACATGTTGACACTAATCTGGTTCCCACGAGCTGTCCCCTACCCACCATCTCTCAGGGACACATTCTTGGGAGGGCCacacctcccaggcccaggtaTCACAGGTGACTGCCACACAtgggaaacagaggcagaggtGTGGTGGGAGGATGGCAGGGGTGGAGGAGGCTTTCTTGACAGAACAGGACCCTGCGGCCCTGCTTTCTGACTGCGGCATCCCAGCTCCCCTGCTTTCTGACTGCAGCATCCCAGCTCCCCGGCCTGATGTAGGCAAATTAACACCCAGCTCTGCCCGGGAGCAGCGAGGCTAGAAATTCAGGCAAGTTCTGGTTGGGGGTGCCAGGGGGAGCTGGCTGACGTCACATTTGGTATGTTTGAAACATTTTTCCTGGCAGGTCATCAAGTCAAACTGTTGGTGTTGCCTCTGGGCATGGAGAATTGCTCCCTGGGCCCTGAGCTAGACCTGTCTGCCCACACCCCTACCTGGATGGGCATGGAAGGCTCTGTGGGTTCCTGGGTGCTCGGGAAACATGTGGCAGGCTCTGAAACATCAACAGCAGAGAAATGAGCAGGAGGCCCAGGGCTCTGGGCCTGCGAGTGTCCAGGAGGGGCTGGTGTCACTCATGTCCCGGGGACCCCAAAGGAAGCTCAAGGTACCTCTTCCTCACCCAGGGTTAAACTCCCAAattaagcagaaaacaaaaaacaaaccagtgGCCGAGAGGTCTCCAGGGACTGTTCCCCTCTTTGGGGAACCTGTAGGGAGTGCTGAGGCGGCATGTTTCTGAGTCACAGGGGACCTGAGGACACAGGGATGGGGCATGGTGAGCAGCCTCTGTGTGGGACACGGGGACAGGGCAGGGTGGGCAGCCTCTGCATGGGACACGGGGACGGGGCAGGGTGGGCAGCCTCTGCGTGGGACACGGGGACGGGGCAGGGTGGGCAGCCTCTGCGTGGGACACGGAGACGGGGCAGGGTGGGCAGCCTCTGCGTGGGACAAGGGGACGGGGCAGGGTGGGCAGCCTCTGCGTGGGACACGGGGACGGGGCAGGGTGGGCAGCCTCTGCGTGGGACACGGGGACGGGGCAGGGTGGGCAGCCTCTGCGTGGGACAACGGGACGGGGCAGGGTGGGCAGCCTCTGCGTGGGACAAGGGGACGGGGCAGGGTGGGCAGCCTCTGGTGGGACACGGGGACGGGGCAGGGTGGGCAGCCTCTGCGTGGGACACGGGGACGGGGCAGGGTGGGCAGCCTCTGCGTGGGACACGGGGACGGGGCAGGGTGGGCAGCCTCTGCGTGGGACACGGGGACGGGGCAGGGTGGGCAGCCTCTGCGTGGGACACGGGGACGGGGCAGGGTGGGCAGCCTCTGCGTGGGACACGGGGACGGGGCAGGGTGGGCAGCCTCTGCGTGGGACACGGGGACGGGGCAGGGTGGGCAGCCTCTGCGTGGGACACGGGGACGGGGCAGGGTGGGCAGCCTCTGGTGGGACACGGGGACGGGGCAGGGTGGGCAGCCTCTGCGTGGGACACGGGGATGGGGCAGGGTGGGCAGCCTCTGCGTGGGACACGGGGATGGGGCAGGGTGGGCAGTCTCTGTGTGGGGCACTGGGATGGGGCAGGGTGGGCAGCCTCTGTGTCCCTCTCTCAGGACAGAGGCCTGTGCTGCCCACCATGCTCTCATTCCCGCTCAGCCCGCAGCCCAGGCCTACCTCAAGACGCTAGGCCTGACACACGGTCTTTCTCGTGCGGTTGTTCCAGAGCTCCCTCCAGCAGCTGCGTGCTCAAGCCCTTGTGTGCTGGTGACAGGTTGGCTGAGGAAAGGCAGCGTTCAAGGTGAAGATGACAGAAGGCCCAGGTCAGGCTGGATGAAGACAGGGCCTAGGACGGGCTTCACACGTGAAGCTCATGgctccccttcctcctgctcccaccatccCGTCTTGGGGCGCTCTCCTCCCACGTCTGAGCTCCTGGGATTTCTGGGCGTCTCTTCCCTTCGAGTACCCgcttcctgcctcagtgtccaAGTGGTGTAGTGAATGGACACTGTCCAAGCAGTGACAATGGAAATGTTATAGACACTGGAGTCAAGTTCAAGTTCAGAGCCCTGTTCCAGCCCACTTAACTTGGCTCAGCTCTAGATTAGGGTTCTGCTCGGTCTACCAAATCTGGCTGGCTCCCTTTCCCATTATTTCCACCTCTTTCTCGGCTCATGGGTCAGTGAAGGGACAGGTTCTCTTCTGTTTTGGCCTGAGCTTTCCCCTCGGCCTCAGGTCAAAGTCAAAACTGCCCTCCTGTCATCAACCCCAGGACAGGGTGATGTCCCTGGGCTGTCACAAATTGCCCAGTTCACTCCCCTGGGCTCTGGCCACAGCACATCTCACCACTTCCTCTGGACTCCCCCAGCCTGCCAGCCCCTTGTGCCTTCCTGCCCTCAGAGGTCACTCGCTATCCTGCCCCACAGATAGGGGCTTCTCCAAGAGGTGCCTCTCGGCCACTGTGTCTCCTCTAACACTCTCAAAGAGCACAGGGACATCTCAGCTCACACACGCCACACTCGCTTCAGTGGAGTCGGCAGAAGCACCAGCTGTTTGGATGCTGGGGCTTCCAGCCTGAGGGCGCTGTGACAGGGCAGTGGTGTGTCTGCCACCTCAGGGACCCTCTGTCTTCTACCCGATCAAGTTAGCACCCATCCCCATGGCAGTCAGGGCATGAATGTCAACAGCCCTCCTTCTTGGGTGTGTCCCTGGGGCAAGCCCGGGAGCCAGAGGCTCTCTCTGCAGTGCCCGAAAGGCAGAGTAGCAAAGCCAAGAAGTGGCCTCTGTGGCCACGGCGCCCTGCCTTGTTCCCCAACTCCTGACTGAGGCTGCAACAGGTGAAGGGGCAAAGGGGCTCAAGTCCCCAGCCGGTCCTCCCCCTACTAGCCACAGCAGCCCAAGCCTGTACCTGCCAGAAGGGGGATGGCCTGCTGTCCCCACCAAACTCAGGCCCTCAGAGGTCCCAGCATGCTGCTCTCTGGCCAGGCCTTGGGACTTCTTCTGAGACAGGGCATGGCTCAGCCagtcctcctctttctcctccttggaGGCTCGCAGCTTGGAAGCCTGGCCGGCTTTGGCAGGGGACCCTGCACCTTCAGTTGCTGGCTTTGCCCTGGAGCGGGGCAGCCCAGCTGGCATGGAGTGCTGGCTCGCAGGAGGAGGCACTGAGGGCGTGACAGGCACTGAGCTTTCCCGACGGGCCTCTCTGGTGGGTGAGGCAGGCAACAGGTCCAAGTCCTCGTCCTTGAGGCCCAACCAGTCAGCTCCTCCCTTCCTGGGCTGGATGGGGCTGGAAGCCGTTGGAGGGTTCTGTTTGGAGCCTGGTTCTCCCTTGGGGTCTGGGCCACTGTCTGCTAAGAACCTACTTCAAGACAGAAAGGAGGGTGTCAGACAGGGGAAGCAGCCAGTCCCAGTGGCCCCCTGGCAGCCTGTGGCTGGGCGTCACGATGCCCAGGGACCCTGCACAGTCAGCTGAGGCCCAGTGAGCAGTGGCTTCTGGACTGGCTCAGGTGGCAGGCCACATGCTGTCTATAGAACACCACGAAGTACAGAGACCTTGACTTCCACCACATGAACCAGGGACAGTTCTACCCACAGAGAGCAGGAACAGGATCAAATGACAGCCATGGGCACACAGGTCTAAAGAAAAAtcaggccgagcacggtggctcatgcctgtaatcccagatctttggtaggccagggtgggcagattgcttaaggccaggagttcaagactagcctggccaacatgtgaaaccccatctctactaaaaacacaaaaaaattagccaggtgtggtggtgggcgcctgtagtcccagctacttgggaggctgaggcacgagaattgcttgaacgcaggaggcagaggttgcggtaagccgagatcatgccactgaactccagcctgcacgacagagtgagactctgtctaaaaatagtAAGTTGGATCAAGTGGTTTCCAGGTTTTCCAACAACAGTTACTTCATTTGTTCAGCCGTGGCCTTTGTCTGTCACTGACCAGTGGCAGCAGGTTCCTAGGGTTAAGAACGTACTGGGTGTGGGAAGAAATGCCGATGAGCATAGAGCTATTCAGataaaaagaagatgaagaagccAACCTGGCACAATGGGAACAACTGCTGAACCTGGGAAAGGATGAGAGGGGCTCCTGGTGCTGTTCTTACAacttctgaagtttttttttttttgagacggagtctcgctctattgcccaggctggagtgcagtgagtggtgcaacctcagctcaccacaacttccgcctctagggttcaagctattgtccagcctcagcctcccaagtagctggaatcacaggcgcccaccaccatgccctgctaatttttgtatttttagcag
This Nomascus leucogenys isolate Asia chromosome 14, Asia_NLE_v1, whole genome shotgun sequence DNA region includes the following protein-coding sequences:
- the FBF1 gene encoding fas-binding factor 1 isoform X1, translated to MAPKTKKGWKGSIDDLPGDLPGDDMTLPEKPVKLASHTRDTTGVSQMFPSSKARTKSLLGDDVFSTMAGLEEADAEVSGISEADPQALLQAMKDLDGMDADILGLKKSNPAPSKKAAKDPGKGELLSHPKPADSEDAWGDKDFTFGAYQPTVVSSEGQQSRRQSVSRFLADSGPDPKGEPGSKQNPPTASSPIQPRKGGADWLGLKDEDLDLLPASPTREARRESSVPVTPSVPPPASQHSMPAGLPRSRAKPATEGAGSPAKAGQASKLRASKEEKEEDWLSHALSQKKSQGLAREQHAGTSEGLSLVGTAGHPPSGSQPVTSTQGLEHAAAGGSSGTTARERPCVRPSVLRSPVTQKHAASALPTGSPKRGTVPGDLSATEPATCFPSTQEPTEPSMPIQSLLPESLAWSLLLGTEYQKQLLAARVQLQSRPTELQAKLLQSQTRLEELVAQVQKLELERAQHELLLGSLQQQHQADLELIESAHRSRIKVLETSYQQREERLRRENEELSARYLSHCQEAEQARAELTAQHQRRLAAIAQEKDQEMERLRELQRASILDMRRDHEEQLQRLKLLKDREVDAATSATSHTRSLNSIIHQMEKFSSSLQELSSRVEASHLTTSQERKLGIQQRDEQLRALQEWLGQQQRDMEEERSRQQEVIGKMEARLNEQSRLLEQERWRVTAEQSKAESMQRALEEQRKVTAQQMAMERAELERAKSALLEEQKSVMLKCGEERRRLAAEWAEFSAQQKLSKERAEREAERALQVDTQREGTLISLAKEQAELKIRASELRAEEKQLAAERAALEQERQELRLEKERINATALRVKLRAEEVESMSKVASEKYEEGERALREARQVQAEQQARLQAVQQQQERLRKQEQHMHQEHLSLAQQRLQLDHARQDLPSNLVGLFPRAQDPAASSQSALMPPAPTTRWCSQPPTGLDPSPLHLHARLVLLRHMAEQDRDFLENEQFFLETLKKRSHNLTSHSA
- the FBF1 gene encoding fas-binding factor 1 isoform X2, which translates into the protein MAPKTKKGWKGSIDDLPGDLPGDDMTLPEKPVKLASHTRDTTGVSQMFPSSKARTKSLLGDDVFSTMAGLEEADAEVSGISEADPQALLQAMKDLDGMDADILGLKKSNPAPSKKAAKDPGKGELLSHPKPADSEDAWGDKDFTFGAYQPTVVSSEGQQSRRQSVRFLADSGPDPKGEPGSKQNPPTASSPIQPRKGGADWLGLKDEDLDLLPASPTREARRESSVPVTPSVPPPASQHSMPAGLPRSRAKPATEGAGSPAKAGQASKLRASKEEKEEDWLSHALSQKKSQGLAREQHAGTSEGLSLVGTAGHPPSGSQPVTSTQGLEHAAAGGSSGTTARERPCVRPSVLRSPVTQKHAASALPTGSPKRGTVPGDLSATEPATCFPSTQEPTEPSMPIQSLLPESLAWSLLLGTEYQKQLLAARVQLQSRPTELQAKLLQSQTRLEELVAQVQKLELERAQHELLLGSLQQQHQADLELIESAHRSRIKVLETSYQQREERLRRENEELSARYLSHCQEAEQARAELTAQHQRRLAAIAQEKDQEMERLRELQRASILDMRRDHEEQLQRLKLLKDREVDAATSATSHTRSLNSIIHQMEKFSSSLQELSSRVEASHLTTSQERKLGIQQRDEQLRALQEWLGQQQRDMEEERSRQQEVIGKMEARLNEQSRLLEQERWRVTAEQSKAESMQRALEEQRKVTAQQMAMERAELERAKSALLEEQKSVMLKCGEERRRLAAEWAEFSAQQKLSKERAEREAERALQVDTQREGTLISLAKEQAELKIRASELRAEEKQLAAERAALEQERQELRLEKERINATALRVKLRAEEVESMSKVASEKYEEGERALREARQVQAEQQARLQAVQQQQERLRKQEQHMHQEHLSLAQQRLQLDHARQDLPSNLVGLFPRAQDPAASSQSALMPPAPTTRWCSQPPTGLDPSPLHLHARLVLLRHMAEQDRDFLENEQFFLETLKKRSHNLTSHSA